Proteins encoded within one genomic window of Microbacterium soli:
- a CDS encoding TetR/AcrR family transcriptional regulator, whose translation MSARREQILDVAERVLEEVGLDRFGIGELARALGIRPPSLYKHFASLEEIQHALISRALRRLGDALADATELAGFCRVYRACALGAPQLYRLMTDRPLNRGLLDPGAEPAGMAGILRLFGETESRHPRARAAWAGAHGLVSLEIAGRFPPSADLDQSWAELVAAFAKHPGAPKGA comes from the coding sequence GTGAGTGCGCGCCGCGAGCAGATCCTCGATGTCGCCGAGCGCGTGCTCGAGGAGGTCGGGCTCGATCGTTTCGGCATCGGCGAGCTGGCCCGGGCCCTCGGCATCAGGCCGCCGAGCCTGTACAAGCACTTCGCCTCGCTGGAGGAGATCCAGCACGCGCTCATCTCCCGCGCGCTCCGCCGGCTCGGCGACGCCCTCGCCGATGCGACGGAGCTGGCCGGGTTCTGCCGGGTCTATCGGGCGTGCGCTCTGGGCGCACCGCAGCTGTACCGGCTGATGACGGATCGGCCGCTGAACCGCGGCCTGCTCGACCCCGGCGCGGAGCCGGCCGGCATGGCGGGCATCCTGCGGCTGTTCGGGGAGACCGAGTCCCGGCATCCGCGCGCCCGCGCCGCCTGGGCCGGCGCGCACGGACTCGTCTCCCTGGAAATCGCCGGGCGCTTCCCGCCCAGCGCCGACCTCGATCAGTCCTGGGCGGAGCTGGTCGCGGCCTTCGCGAAACACCCCGGGGCGCCGAAGGGCGCATGA
- a CDS encoding S8 family serine peptidase, translated as MTVHRMLSSIVASAALAASVLLAASPAAAAAGAAPVQTETPTPAPTPTATPPPIPDDPTDPVRAQEYWLDGARIRDAWRVTRGEGVTIAIIDTGIGEPPVMFDRAVAGGTDVSGNGSADGRTPVGPLNVNHGTWVASVAAGRGNPDGTGMIGVAPEAELLSVSLGFGASAAVPFVDQVAEAMHWAVDHGADVINLSFTTNTLDWDESWDEAFLYAFDHDVVVIVAAGNRRSGTSIVGAPATIPGVLTVGGVDQTGTASLDASTQGITIGISAPSESLLGMSADGTLVTWDGTSGAAPIVAGAAALVRAAHPDLDAVGVINRLIRTAIPVPEMRSAPDVLYGYGLLDANAAVTASVPEARVNPMGDLRDWIRVHRRAASPSEPEPTAAPAPGAVPPLPAADPPSAPGSPLLPSEETLRYGTLPLLALTVPGIVIALGVTAAARRIRTERGRRTPIP; from the coding sequence ATGACCGTGCACCGGATGCTGTCGTCCATCGTCGCGAGCGCGGCGCTGGCGGCATCCGTGCTTCTGGCGGCATCCCCGGCCGCGGCCGCTGCGGGAGCCGCCCCGGTGCAGACGGAGACCCCCACCCCCGCACCGACGCCGACCGCGACGCCGCCGCCCATCCCCGACGACCCGACCGACCCCGTCCGGGCGCAGGAGTACTGGCTGGACGGTGCGCGCATCCGGGACGCCTGGCGCGTCACGCGCGGCGAAGGCGTGACCATCGCGATCATCGACACGGGCATCGGCGAGCCTCCCGTGATGTTCGACCGGGCGGTCGCGGGCGGCACCGACGTCTCCGGCAACGGCAGTGCCGACGGCCGCACCCCGGTGGGGCCGCTCAACGTCAACCACGGCACGTGGGTGGCATCGGTGGCGGCGGGGCGGGGCAATCCCGACGGGACGGGGATGATCGGCGTCGCCCCCGAAGCGGAGCTGCTGTCCGTGTCGCTGGGCTTCGGCGCCTCCGCCGCCGTGCCGTTCGTCGATCAGGTGGCCGAGGCCATGCACTGGGCCGTCGACCACGGTGCCGACGTCATCAACCTGTCCTTCACCACCAACACCCTCGACTGGGACGAGAGCTGGGATGAGGCGTTCCTGTACGCCTTCGACCACGACGTCGTCGTCATCGTCGCGGCCGGCAACCGCCGAAGCGGTACCTCGATCGTCGGAGCGCCGGCCACGATCCCCGGAGTGCTGACTGTCGGCGGCGTCGATCAGACCGGCACCGCGAGTCTGGACGCGTCCACGCAGGGGATCACCATCGGGATCTCCGCTCCCAGCGAGTCGCTGCTGGGGATGTCGGCCGACGGCACGCTCGTGACCTGGGACGGGACCAGCGGAGCGGCGCCCATCGTCGCCGGAGCCGCCGCGCTGGTGCGCGCCGCGCATCCCGACCTGGACGCCGTGGGCGTCATCAACCGGCTGATCAGGACCGCCATCCCGGTCCCGGAGATGCGCAGCGCACCCGATGTGCTGTACGGCTACGGGCTGCTGGATGCGAACGCCGCCGTCACGGCATCCGTCCCTGAAGCGCGCGTGAACCCGATGGGGGATCTGCGCGACTGGATCCGCGTGCATCGTCGTGCGGCCTCGCCGTCCGAGCCCGAGCCGACCGCCGCGCCGGCACCGGGCGCGGTGCCCCCGCTGCCCGCCGCCGACCCGCCCAGTGCTCCCGGCTCCCCCCTGCTCCCGTCCGAGGAGACATTGCGTTATGGGACTCTCCCGCTTCTCGCACTCACAGTCCCTGGTATTGTGATAGCGCTTGGCGTCACCGCTGCTGCCCGGCGCATCCGAACGGAGCGCGGTCGACGCACTCCCATACCTTGA
- a CDS encoding septum formation initiator family protein → MPRRPAPLSPPSRPRGPSEDARRATAAKRTPRRSVRDGTRGVDVREWTGGIRLSGFAVIMLSLVVLGTWVLVPSIGTYLDQRQKIAALEQSVRLSEDQIADLEAERTRWEDPAYIVTQARQRLYYVKPGEVVYLVDNDLDPADIPPAQDAVSDEIQERPHDWMPQLLRSLTAAGLAGTASAESAR, encoded by the coding sequence GTGCCACGACGACCGGCTCCCCTTTCCCCGCCCTCGCGGCCCCGCGGTCCGAGCGAGGACGCGCGGCGCGCGACGGCTGCGAAGCGCACTCCGCGTCGGTCCGTTCGTGACGGGACCCGCGGGGTCGACGTCCGTGAATGGACGGGCGGCATCAGGCTCTCCGGCTTCGCCGTCATCATGCTCTCCCTCGTCGTGCTGGGCACCTGGGTGCTCGTGCCCTCGATCGGCACCTATCTCGACCAGCGGCAGAAGATCGCGGCGCTGGAGCAGTCCGTGCGCCTGAGCGAGGACCAGATCGCCGATCTCGAGGCCGAGCGCACGCGCTGGGAAGATCCCGCGTACATCGTCACGCAGGCGCGGCAGAGGCTGTACTACGTCAAGCCCGGCGAGGTCGTGTATCTCGTCGACAACGACCTGGATCCGGCGGACATCCCACCCGCGCAGGACGCTGTCAGCGATGAGATCCAGGAGCGGCCCCACGACTGGATGCCGCAGCTGCTGCGCAGCCTGACCGCCGCGGGGCTGGCGGGCACCGCGTCTGCTGAATCCGCCCGATGA
- a CDS encoding alanine racemase, whose protein sequence is MLDLTDDQSVTADRTAASGGAPWRDEARWWRMLTEATAHLPAPVAVIEKDALRHNAMDLLVRAGGIPIRVATKSVRVRAVLDAVLAIPGFRGLLAFTLPEALWLAEEHDDIVLGYPSADRAALSALLSDERLTSRITLMIDDLAHLDLIDDVAAPGRRPEVRVAIDVDASFKAPGLGHLGVRRSPLFTAADVAGFARQVVRRPGFRLVGLQMYEAQIAGQPDAVGADAPVVRIVQARSREELLVRRAQIADAMLDVAPLEFLNGGGTGSLEFTGSDQSLTEATAGSGLLAGHLFDGYRSFRPAPATAFAFDVVRKPAADIATVLGGGWIASGPAVASRQPLPVWPPRLRTLSREAAGEVQTPLQGVAARGLKTGDRVWFRHAKSGEPAERVHGYHLVAGGEVVDELPTYRGEGKAFL, encoded by the coding sequence GTGCTCGACCTCACTGATGACCAGAGCGTGACCGCCGACCGGACCGCCGCGTCCGGCGGCGCCCCGTGGCGCGACGAAGCACGCTGGTGGCGCATGCTCACCGAGGCGACCGCGCACCTGCCCGCGCCCGTGGCCGTCATCGAGAAGGACGCGCTCCGCCACAACGCGATGGATCTGCTCGTGCGCGCCGGCGGGATCCCCATCCGCGTCGCCACGAAGTCCGTGCGGGTGCGCGCCGTCCTCGACGCCGTACTCGCCATCCCCGGCTTCCGCGGGCTCCTCGCCTTCACCCTCCCGGAGGCGCTGTGGCTCGCTGAGGAGCATGACGACATCGTGCTCGGCTATCCGAGTGCCGATCGCGCGGCGCTCTCCGCGCTGCTGAGCGATGAGCGGCTCACCTCGCGCATCACGCTCATGATCGATGACCTCGCGCACCTGGATCTCATCGATGACGTCGCCGCGCCCGGCAGACGGCCCGAGGTGCGCGTCGCCATCGACGTCGACGCCTCGTTCAAGGCACCGGGCCTCGGTCACCTGGGCGTGCGGCGCTCACCACTGTTCACCGCGGCGGATGTCGCCGGGTTCGCCCGCCAGGTGGTGCGCCGTCCCGGGTTCCGGCTCGTCGGACTGCAGATGTACGAAGCGCAGATCGCGGGGCAGCCCGACGCCGTCGGAGCGGACGCGCCCGTCGTCCGGATCGTGCAGGCGCGCTCCCGGGAGGAGCTGCTCGTGCGTCGCGCGCAGATCGCGGACGCCATGCTCGACGTCGCCCCGCTCGAGTTCCTCAACGGCGGCGGGACCGGCTCGCTGGAGTTCACCGGCAGCGACCAGTCGCTGACCGAGGCCACCGCCGGCAGCGGTCTGCTGGCCGGGCACCTGTTCGACGGGTACAGGTCCTTCCGACCCGCCCCCGCCACCGCGTTCGCGTTCGACGTGGTGCGCAAACCCGCCGCGGACATCGCCACCGTGCTCGGCGGCGGCTGGATCGCCTCCGGCCCGGCAGTCGCCTCCCGCCAGCCCCTCCCGGTGTGGCCGCCGCGGCTGCGCACGCTCTCGCGCGAGGCCGCGGGGGAGGTGCAGACACCGCTGCAGGGCGTCGCGGCGCGCGGACTGAAGACCGGGGACCGGGTCTGGTTCCGCCACGCGAAGAGCGGGGAGCCCGCCGAGCGCGTGCACGGCTACCATCTCGTCGCCGGTGGCGAGGTCGTCGACGAGCTGCCCACCTACCGCGGCGAGGGGAAGGCGTTCCTGTGA
- a CDS encoding NAD(P)/FAD-dependent oxidoreductase, with protein MPQNSTAPRILIVGGGYAGFYTAWKLEKHLRRGEADVTLVDPLPYMTYQPFLPEVAAGSIEPRHAVVAHRRHLKRTNVVTAKITGIDHANKVATISPSIGEPYEFAYDQIVVTAGAVSRTFPIPGIADNAIGLKTIEEAVAVRDKLLANFDKAASVPAGPERDRLLTVVVVGGGFAGIEAFAELRSLASSLVAKYPQISFEDTHFHLIEAMGRIMPEVSLKTSEWVLKDLARRGANVHLDTQVTGAVDGDVELSTGEVIPTDLIVWTAGVMANPTVVRGGDLPVEERGRIRTRADLRVGTPEEFVEGAWAAGDVAAVPDLTGGGVGGYCVPNAQHAVRQAKRLAKNLVAVLRGEGTKDYFHKNLGAVAGLGLYNGVFQSGNVALKGFVAWVAHRGYHGLAMPSWERKWRVLWGWWNNLWLGRDIVNLETVQQPREVFEQFAARPRPKTDAAPAAGPAKDAAKPAAAKKETAKAAADEPAAKKDAAKPAAKKPAAKKAPAKEAVDAKA; from the coding sequence GTGCCTCAGAACAGCACTGCACCCCGCATTCTGATTGTCGGTGGAGGCTACGCAGGTTTCTACACCGCATGGAAGCTCGAGAAGCACCTTCGCAGAGGCGAAGCCGATGTGACGCTGGTGGATCCGCTGCCGTACATGACCTACCAGCCCTTCCTCCCCGAGGTCGCCGCCGGCTCCATCGAGCCCAGGCACGCGGTGGTCGCGCACCGTCGACACCTCAAGCGGACCAATGTCGTGACCGCCAAGATCACCGGGATCGACCACGCGAACAAGGTCGCCACCATCAGCCCGTCGATCGGCGAGCCGTACGAGTTCGCCTATGACCAGATCGTCGTGACCGCCGGCGCCGTCTCGCGCACCTTCCCGATCCCCGGCATCGCCGACAACGCGATCGGGCTGAAGACCATCGAAGAGGCTGTCGCCGTGCGCGACAAGCTCCTCGCGAACTTCGACAAGGCGGCATCCGTCCCCGCCGGGCCCGAGCGCGACCGTCTGCTGACCGTCGTGGTCGTCGGCGGCGGCTTCGCCGGCATCGAGGCGTTCGCAGAGCTGCGTTCGCTGGCCTCGTCGCTCGTCGCGAAGTACCCGCAGATCTCCTTCGAGGACACCCATTTCCACCTCATCGAGGCCATGGGACGCATCATGCCGGAGGTGTCGCTGAAGACCAGCGAGTGGGTGCTCAAGGACCTCGCCCGGCGCGGCGCGAACGTGCACCTGGACACGCAGGTCACGGGTGCCGTCGACGGCGACGTCGAGCTCTCCACGGGCGAGGTCATCCCCACCGACCTGATCGTCTGGACCGCGGGCGTCATGGCCAACCCCACCGTCGTGCGCGGCGGCGACCTGCCCGTCGAGGAGCGCGGTCGCATCCGCACTCGCGCCGACCTCCGCGTCGGCACCCCCGAGGAGTTCGTCGAGGGCGCCTGGGCGGCCGGTGACGTCGCGGCGGTTCCCGACCTGACCGGCGGTGGCGTGGGCGGCTACTGCGTGCCCAACGCGCAGCACGCCGTGCGCCAGGCCAAGCGGCTCGCCAAGAACCTCGTCGCCGTCCTGCGCGGCGAAGGCACGAAGGACTACTTCCACAAGAACCTCGGCGCCGTCGCGGGCCTGGGTCTCTACAACGGCGTGTTCCAGTCCGGCAACGTCGCCCTGAAGGGCTTCGTCGCCTGGGTCGCGCACCGCGGCTACCACGGCCTGGCCATGCCCAGCTGGGAGCGCAAGTGGCGCGTGCTGTGGGGCTGGTGGAACAACCTGTGGCTCGGACGCGACATCGTCAACCTCGAGACCGTGCAGCAGCCCCGTGAGGTGTTCGAGCAGTTCGCGGCGCGTCCGCGCCCGAAGACGGATGCCGCACCCGCTGCGGGTCCGGCGAAGGACGCCGCCAAGCCCGCGGCGGCCAAGAAGGAGACCGCGAAGGCTGCGGCCGACGAGCCTGCGGCGAAGAAGGACGCCGCCAAGCCCGCCGCGAAGAAGCCGGCGGCCAAGAAGGCTCCTGCCAAGGAGGCCGTCGACGCCAAGGCCTGA
- a CDS encoding LemA family protein gives MEWLWPVLIIVGVLVLVGIYLWSTYNSLVQLNVRVDEAWSGITVQLKRRADLIPNLIETVRGYASHEKAVFEGVTRARAETLSAAGPAEAGVAEGHLQQALRSLFAVAEAYPQLQASENYLQLQHALVDTEDKIQAARRFYNGGVRELNTKIKVFPNNLFARGLGFTEREFFEVADGSAISEPPRVQF, from the coding sequence ATGGAGTGGCTCTGGCCGGTACTGATCATCGTCGGCGTGCTCGTGCTCGTCGGGATCTACCTGTGGTCGACGTACAACTCGCTCGTGCAGTTGAACGTGCGCGTCGATGAGGCGTGGAGCGGCATCACCGTGCAGCTCAAGCGCCGCGCCGACCTCATCCCGAACCTCATCGAGACGGTGCGCGGATACGCATCGCACGAGAAGGCCGTCTTCGAGGGCGTCACCCGGGCCAGGGCGGAGACGCTGTCGGCCGCCGGTCCGGCGGAGGCCGGCGTCGCCGAGGGCCATCTGCAGCAGGCCCTGCGCAGTCTGTTCGCGGTCGCCGAGGCATATCCCCAGCTGCAGGCCAGCGAGAACTATCTGCAGCTCCAGCACGCTCTCGTCGACACGGAGGACAAGATCCAGGCCGCCCGCCGCTTCTACAACGGCGGGGTGCGAGAGCTGAACACGAAGATCAAGGTCTTCCCCAACAACCTCTTCGCCCGCGGGCTGGGCTTCACCGAGCGCGAGTTCTTCGAGGTCGCCGACGGCAGCGCGATCTCCGAGCCGCCTCGGGTGCAGTTCTGA
- the eno gene encoding phosphopyruvate hydratase, whose protein sequence is MALIEAVGAREILDSRGNPTVEVEVLLDDGIVQRAAVPSGASTGAFEAYELRDGDKSRYGGKGVLKAVEAVIDELGPAIEGVDAAEQRVIDGILIDVDGTENKKRVGANAILGVSLAVAKAAADSADLPLFRYLGGPNAHLLPVPLFNVINGGEHADNGIDFQEYFLAPIGADTYSESLRWGVETYHVLKSELKAAGFNTGLGDEGGFAPDLPSNREGLEFLLKAIEKAGFTPGKDIAVGLDVAATEFFSDGVYRVEGGEWSAEQLIEYFEGLVRDFPIVTIEDALAEDDWDNWKSLTDAIGSKVQLVGDDLFVTNPKRLADGIARGVGNSLLVKVNQIGTLTETFDAVSLAHRAGYTAMLSHRSGETEDTTIADLVVATNSGQIKTGAPARSERVAKYNQLLRIEEELGDAAVFAGRSAFPRFQG, encoded by the coding sequence GTGGCACTGATCGAGGCTGTAGGCGCACGCGAGATCCTGGACTCGCGCGGAAACCCGACCGTCGAGGTGGAGGTGCTGCTCGACGACGGCATCGTGCAGCGCGCCGCTGTCCCCTCCGGGGCCTCCACGGGCGCCTTCGAGGCGTACGAGCTGCGCGACGGAGACAAGAGCCGCTACGGCGGGAAGGGCGTCCTCAAGGCGGTCGAAGCCGTCATCGACGAGCTCGGTCCGGCCATCGAGGGAGTGGATGCCGCCGAGCAGCGCGTCATCGACGGCATCCTCATCGACGTCGACGGCACAGAGAACAAGAAGCGCGTCGGCGCCAATGCCATCCTCGGCGTGAGCCTCGCCGTCGCCAAGGCCGCGGCCGACTCGGCCGACCTGCCGCTGTTCCGCTACCTGGGCGGCCCCAACGCCCACCTGCTGCCGGTCCCGCTGTTCAACGTCATCAACGGCGGCGAGCACGCCGACAACGGCATCGACTTCCAGGAGTACTTCCTCGCCCCGATCGGCGCGGACACCTACTCCGAGTCGCTGCGCTGGGGCGTGGAGACGTACCACGTGCTCAAGAGCGAGCTGAAGGCCGCCGGATTCAACACCGGCCTCGGCGATGAGGGCGGCTTCGCCCCCGATCTGCCCAGCAACCGCGAGGGCCTGGAATTCCTGCTCAAGGCCATCGAGAAGGCCGGCTTCACCCCGGGCAAGGACATCGCCGTGGGCCTCGACGTCGCCGCCACCGAGTTCTTCTCCGACGGCGTGTACCGCGTCGAGGGCGGGGAATGGTCGGCCGAGCAGCTCATCGAGTACTTCGAGGGCCTCGTGCGCGACTTCCCGATCGTCACGATCGAGGACGCGCTCGCCGAGGACGACTGGGACAACTGGAAGTCCCTCACCGACGCGATCGGCTCCAAGGTGCAGCTGGTCGGCGACGACCTGTTCGTCACCAACCCGAAGCGCCTGGCCGACGGCATCGCGCGCGGCGTCGGCAACTCGCTGCTGGTGAAGGTCAACCAGATCGGCACTCTGACCGAGACCTTCGACGCGGTCAGCCTCGCGCACCGTGCCGGGTACACCGCGATGCTCTCGCACCGCTCCGGAGAGACCGAGGACACCACGATCGCCGACCTGGTGGTCGCGACCAACTCGGGCCAGATCAAGACCGGTGCGCCCGCTCGCAGCGAGCGCGTCGCGAAGTACAATCAGCTTCTGCGCATCGAGGAGGAGCTGGGCGACGCGGCCGTGTTCGCCGGCCGCTCGGCGTTCCCGCGCTTCCAGGGCTGA
- a CDS encoding CPBP family intramembrane glutamic endopeptidase, with translation MNDESSTPRIPPLATGAFLVLALGLAWLVALPLWLGPGLATPLASPLLSVMMYTPAVAVLIVMLVLRPVPQGQRLRFLGIWPLRPAKRVVWLSVIAVFGTFLVVFLALAIAVAFGWITLDLVHFSGFAEALAAGPAGAAELPPPGLLVLVQLIAMPFAAVTVNALAAFGEELGWRGFLVPALRQHGTWPALLISGALWGLWHAPIILLGYNFGRTDITGVLLMIAGCIAWGVLLGWLRLRSASMWPAVFAHGALNAAAGIPFVLQAAGTPADPALVIALGASGWIAGAVVVVVLLLTGQFRRQPQLAGPRAPQPPVPQR, from the coding sequence ATGAACGACGAGAGCAGCACACCCCGCATCCCACCGCTCGCGACGGGGGCCTTCCTCGTCCTGGCGCTCGGCCTGGCATGGCTGGTCGCGCTGCCGCTGTGGCTGGGCCCTGGTCTGGCGACGCCGCTGGCCTCGCCCCTGCTGAGCGTGATGATGTACACGCCGGCCGTGGCCGTGCTGATCGTGATGCTGGTGCTGCGACCGGTTCCCCAGGGCCAGCGGCTCCGCTTCCTCGGCATCTGGCCGCTGCGACCGGCGAAGCGCGTGGTCTGGCTGAGCGTGATCGCGGTGTTCGGCACCTTCCTGGTCGTGTTCCTCGCGCTCGCCATCGCTGTCGCATTCGGGTGGATCACGCTCGACCTGGTGCATTTCTCCGGCTTCGCCGAAGCGCTCGCGGCAGGCCCTGCGGGTGCTGCGGAGCTGCCTCCGCCAGGGCTGCTGGTGCTCGTGCAGCTGATCGCGATGCCGTTCGCCGCCGTCACGGTGAACGCGCTCGCCGCCTTCGGCGAGGAGCTCGGCTGGCGCGGATTCCTCGTGCCCGCGCTGCGGCAGCACGGCACGTGGCCCGCGCTGCTGATCAGCGGCGCGCTCTGGGGACTCTGGCATGCGCCCATCATCCTGCTCGGCTACAACTTCGGCCGCACCGACATCACGGGCGTGCTGCTCATGATCGCCGGGTGCATCGCGTGGGGCGTGCTGCTGGGCTGGCTCCGCCTGCGCAGTGCATCGATGTGGCCCGCGGTGTTCGCGCACGGCGCGCTGAACGCGGCCGCCGGCATCCCCTTCGTGCTGCAGGCGGCCGGGACCCCCGCCGACCCCGCGCTCGTCATCGCGCTGGGCGCCTCGGGCTGGATCGCAGGCGCGGTCGTCGTGGTCGTGCTGCTGCTGACCGGGCAGTTCCGAAGGCAGCCCCAGCTCGCCGGACCGCGAGCGCCCCAGCCGCCCGTCCCGCAGCGCTGA
- a CDS encoding DUF4260 family protein, protein MISRAAWALAALLSLTLLVYESVTYGWAMGATVVVFLLLPDIALIGGFDPVRPGRLRVSHIPLYNALHRPWAGLALLLLGALVTLPAIGGVEGGKLIAAAGLAWIAHIAVDRAVGYGLRDAEGAVRGSHGPTPCRA, encoded by the coding sequence ATGATCTCACGCGCCGCATGGGCCCTCGCCGCACTGCTGTCGCTCACCCTGCTGGTCTACGAGTCCGTGACGTACGGCTGGGCGATGGGCGCGACGGTCGTCGTGTTCCTGCTCCTGCCCGACATCGCCCTCATCGGCGGGTTCGATCCCGTGCGCCCCGGAAGACTTCGGGTCTCGCACATCCCGCTCTACAACGCCCTGCACCGCCCGTGGGCCGGGCTGGCCCTTCTCCTCCTCGGCGCCCTGGTCACGCTGCCCGCGATCGGGGGCGTCGAAGGCGGGAAGCTCATCGCGGCGGCGGGTCTCGCCTGGATCGCGCACATCGCTGTCGACCGCGCGGTGGGGTACGGGCTGCGGGATGCCGAGGGAGCCGTCCGCGGTTCGCACGGCCCCACGCCGTGCCGGGCGTGA
- a CDS encoding DUF501 domain-containing protein translates to MTTPPYETPTAVEIDVVSSQLGREARGVVGIAARCVCGNPTVVATAPRLGDGTPFPTFYYLTHPAATTAMSTLEAARVMPELAAMLEDEAVAAAYLAAHESYLEDRARYGEVPEIAGISAGGMPSRVKCLHAVAAHALAAGPGVNPIGDAALERSTWSPQRCACVRPGAALSASGSE, encoded by the coding sequence GTGACGACCCCGCCGTACGAGACGCCCACCGCAGTCGAGATCGACGTCGTGTCCAGCCAGCTCGGGCGCGAAGCGCGAGGCGTCGTCGGCATCGCCGCCCGCTGCGTGTGCGGCAACCCGACCGTCGTCGCCACGGCGCCCCGGCTGGGCGACGGCACGCCGTTCCCCACGTTCTACTACCTCACCCACCCCGCGGCGACGACGGCCATGTCGACGCTGGAGGCCGCGCGGGTGATGCCGGAGCTGGCGGCGATGCTCGAGGACGAGGCCGTCGCGGCCGCCTATCTCGCCGCGCATGAGAGCTATCTCGAGGATCGCGCACGGTACGGAGAGGTCCCCGAGATCGCGGGGATCTCCGCCGGCGGCATGCCCAGCAGGGTCAAGTGCCTGCACGCCGTGGCCGCGCACGCCCTGGCCGCGGGTCCCGGTGTCAATCCCATCGGCGACGCCGCGCTGGAGCGCTCGACCTGGTCGCCGCAGCGCTGCGCGTGCGTCCGCCCCGGTGCCGCACTGTCGGCGAGCGGGTCGGAATGA
- a CDS encoding D-arabinono-1,4-lactone oxidase, whose translation MTRPGGTWQNWGRSASVRPVRVERPRTPEGVQRAVKAALDQGLTVKAIGAGHSFTGIAVAPGVLLELDDLQGLVSADAETGRVTLLAGTRLHRVPALLRPYGLAMENLGDIDRQSISGAISTGTHGTGTGFGGIATQVRGLTLVTAEGELLRIDETHNSEMLPGAVVGLGALGIIVEVTLQCVPAFVLSAVDEPAPLDETLASVHEQAAAADHLEFYWHPHTDVALKKTQTRMPESTRRQPIPAVRHWLDETVLTNGVFRVFCAVSRAVPAVIPPFNRLAVQVTGDARYSDASHRVLIHRRTVRFREMEYALPAENLVPAFDELRQLISARGWRVEFPVEVRFAASDDLWLSTASGRDSAYIAVHRYWRVDPREYFDAVEQIMLHHGGRPHWGKLHSLGAEQLRERYPHFDDFLALRDQLDPQRVFGNRHLERILGA comes from the coding sequence GTGACCCGGCCCGGCGGGACCTGGCAGAACTGGGGCCGCTCCGCATCCGTGCGGCCGGTGCGCGTCGAGCGTCCGCGCACGCCCGAGGGCGTGCAGCGCGCGGTCAAGGCCGCCCTCGACCAGGGACTGACGGTGAAGGCGATCGGCGCCGGTCACAGCTTCACGGGCATCGCCGTCGCGCCGGGCGTGCTGCTCGAGCTCGACGACCTGCAGGGGCTGGTCAGTGCGGATGCCGAGACCGGGCGCGTCACGCTCCTGGCCGGCACGCGCCTGCACCGCGTGCCGGCGCTGCTGCGCCCATACGGGCTCGCGATGGAGAACCTCGGCGACATCGATCGGCAGTCGATCTCCGGCGCCATCTCGACGGGAACCCACGGCACGGGCACGGGCTTCGGCGGCATCGCCACGCAGGTGCGCGGACTGACCCTGGTCACCGCGGAGGGCGAGCTGCTGCGCATCGATGAGACGCACAACAGCGAGATGCTGCCCGGCGCCGTGGTCGGGCTGGGCGCCCTCGGGATCATCGTCGAGGTGACCCTGCAGTGCGTGCCCGCTTTCGTGCTGAGCGCCGTGGATGAGCCCGCCCCGCTCGACGAGACGCTCGCGAGCGTGCATGAGCAGGCGGCCGCCGCCGACCACCTGGAGTTCTACTGGCACCCGCACACCGATGTCGCGCTGAAGAAGACGCAGACCCGGATGCCGGAGTCCACGAGGCGACAGCCCATCCCCGCCGTGCGGCACTGGCTCGACGAGACGGTCCTCACCAACGGCGTCTTCCGGGTGTTCTGCGCGGTGAGCAGAGCGGTGCCCGCCGTCATCCCGCCCTTCAACCGCCTGGCCGTGCAGGTCACGGGGGACGCCCGCTACAGCGACGCATCCCACCGCGTGCTCATCCACCGTCGCACCGTGCGCTTCCGCGAGATGGAGTACGCGCTGCCCGCGGAGAACCTGGTCCCCGCGTTCGACGAGCTGCGGCAGCTGATCTCCGCACGGGGCTGGCGCGTCGAGTTCCCCGTCGAGGTGCGTTTCGCGGCATCCGACGACCTCTGGCTGTCCACCGCCTCCGGACGCGACAGCGCCTACATCGCGGTGCACCGCTACTGGCGCGTCGATCCGCGCGAGTACTTCGATGCGGTCGAGCAGATCATGCTCCACCACGGCGGCCGACCGCACTGGGGCAAGCTGCACAGCCTCGGCGCCGAGCAGCTGCGCGAGCGCTATCCGCATTTCGATGACTTCCTCGCGCTGCGGGATCAGCTGGACCCGCAGCGCGTGTTCGGCAACCGCCACCTCGAACGGATCCTCGGGGCGTGA